Sequence from the Bacteroidota bacterium genome:
ATTTTGATTATGATAAACTTGAGCGTTTTTTAAAAGATATTGAAACAGAATTTCCTGAATTGCAGGATGAGAACTCTCCAACTCAAAGAGTTGGTAGTGATAAAAATGTTGAATTTGCTCAACGAAAACATAAATATATGATGTTGTCGCTTGGGAATACCTATTCGGAACAGGAATTGTTGGATTTTGACAACAGAATAAAAAAGATTTTAGAAACAAATTTTAAATATGTTTGTGAACTAAAATATGACGGTACTGCTATTGGTTTGACTTATGTTGATGGAAAATTAAAACATGCTGTTACAAGGGGTGATGGTATTCAAGGTGATGATGTAACTGCAAATGTGAGAACTATAAAAAGTATTCCTCTTGTTTTAAGAAGTAAAAATGTCCCTAAGGAATTTGAGATTAGAGGAGAAATATTTTTATCGCATAAAGCTTTTCAAAAATTGAATAAGGAACGTGAAGAAAGGGGAGATGCAGTTTTTGCTAATCCTAGAAATGCGGCTGCAGGAACTTTAAAGATGCAGAATTCTTCTTTAGTTGCAAAGCGACCACTTGATTGTTTTTTGTATTATTTACTTGCTGAAAATTTAGCTTCAAAATCACATTTTGAAAATCTTGAAATTGCAGGAGAATGGGGATTTAAGGTTCCTGAGCAAATAAAAAAATGTGATGATATTAATGAGGTTTTTGATTTTATAAAATATTGGGATGAGAAAAGAGCAGAATTGCCATTTGATATTGATGGAATAGTTATTAAAGTTGATTCACTTGACCAACAAGATGAATTAGGATTTACTGCTAAAAGTCCACGATGGGCAATTTCATATAAATTTAAAGCTGAAAGAGTTTCTACAAAATTGAATTCAATAGACTATCAGGTTGGAAGAACCGGAGCAATTACGCCTGTAGCAAATCTTTCGCCTGTACAGCTTGCAGGAACAACTGTAAAAAGAGCTTCATTGCACAATGCCGGTCAAATTGAATTGCTCGACCTTCACTGTGCTGACATTGTTTTTATTGAAAAAGGTGGGGAGATTATACCAAAAGTTGTAGGTGTTGATATTGATAAAAGAAAGGATGATTCTGAAAAGGTAAAATATATTATTAAATGCCCTGAATGTGGAACAGAACTTATTAAAAAAGAAGATGAAGCAAAGCATTATTGTCCTAATTATTACGAATGTCCACCACAAATCAAAGCTAGGATAGAGCATTTTATTAGCAGAAAAGCTATGAACATTGCTTCCGGGCAAGCAACTGTTGATGTTTTGGTAAATAAAAATTTAATAAAAAATTTTAGCGATTTGTATTTTTTAAAAAAAGACGAATTGTTACAACTTGAGCGTTTTGCCGAAAAATCAGTTCAAAATCTTCTTAAAAGTATTGAGGATTCAAAAAATGTGGATTTTGAAAAATCATTGTATGCACTCGGAATAAGATATGTAGGGGCTACTGTGGCAAAGACTTTGGCAAAACATTATAAAAATATTGAAAACCTTAAAAATGCTAGTCTTGATGATTTGATTTCAATAGAAGAAATTGGAGAACGAATTGCTAAAAGCGTTGTTGAGTTTTTTGAAAATGAAGAAAATATTCGAATAATTAATAG
This genomic interval carries:
- the ligA gene encoding NAD-dependent DNA ligase LigA, with product MLREVIIFHENQYYIKNQPLISDFDYDKLERFLKDIETEFPELQDENSPTQRVGSDKNVEFAQRKHKYMMLSLGNTYSEQELLDFDNRIKKILETNFKYVCELKYDGTAIGLTYVDGKLKHAVTRGDGIQGDDVTANVRTIKSIPLVLRSKNVPKEFEIRGEIFLSHKAFQKLNKEREERGDAVFANPRNAAAGTLKMQNSSLVAKRPLDCFLYYLLAENLASKSHFENLEIAGEWGFKVPEQIKKCDDINEVFDFIKYWDEKRAELPFDIDGIVIKVDSLDQQDELGFTAKSPRWAISYKFKAERVSTKLNSIDYQVGRTGAITPVANLSPVQLAGTTVKRASLHNAGQIELLDLHCADIVFIEKGGEIIPKVVGVDIDKRKDDSEKVKYIIKCPECGTELIKKEDEAKHYCPNYYECPPQIKARIEHFISRKAMNIASGQATVDVLVNKNLIKNFSDLYFLKKDELLQLERFAEKSVQNLLKSIEDSKNVDFEKSLYALGIRYVGATVAKTLAKHYKNIENLKNASLDDLISIEEIGERIAKSVVEFFENEENIRIINRLKEANVCFEMKEEGVKVSGELYGKSFVVSGVFPNHSRIEVKKIIENNGGKNVSSISSKTTYILAGENMGPAKLMKAEKLDIPIISIDDFLKMIE